Below is a window of Edaphobacter dinghuensis DNA.
TGAGCCATGGATTTTTTCGATAAAGTCCCTTGACGTCAACTAAAAACATCTCTTTCTTAATCGGACTCACCACCATGAGATCCGCTACTGGCGTCGTATGTCCCGAGGTAAAAGCGACTTCATAGCCACGCTTGCACAGCTCACTCGCTACGGCGAATTGTGCGGCCCATTGAGTTTGGTGGCTGCGAGCTTTAGCACCAATTACCTTTTCCGGGTTCTCTATAAAGTCCATGTTGCCGTTCCTTTACATCAGCAAAACGGCATCCTTTCGGATGCCGTATTTCTTAGCCATGAAGTTGAGTAACTACCCGATGTCTTCGTTCCAGTTTTCGAGGTAGGCCTTGAAGTCGGACATGAATTTGCCGGCGTCGGCTCCGTCGACGATGCGGTGGTCGAAGCCCAGGGTGAAGCGCTGGATCGAGCGGATGGCGATGACGTCGTTGCCGTCCTTGTCGGTGAGCACTTCGGCTTCTTTGTTGAGGCCGCCGATGCCGAGGATGGCGCTCTGCGGCTGGTTGATGATCGGGGTGCCGAACTGCTCGCCGAAGATGCCGGAGTTGGTGAGCGTGAAGGTGCCGCCGGAGATCTCGTCGGGGGCGAGCTTCTTGCCGCGGGCGCGCTCGGCTACATCGACGATGCCGCGCGCGATGCCGAGGAAGTTCTTCTCTTCGGTCTGCTTGAGGACGGGGACGATGAGGCCCCAGTCGAGCGCGACGGCGATGCCGATGTTGATGTTCTTGTTGTAGCGGACGGCGTCGCCTTCGATGGCCGCGTTGACGATGGGGTGCTTGCGCAGGGCCACGATCGCGGCGCGGGTGATGAAGGGCATGTAGGTCAGCTTGACGCCGTTACGCTGCTCGTACTTCGACTTCTCTTTTTCGCGCAGCTTGACGATGCGGGTCATATCGACCTTGAACACCGTGTGGACGTGCGGGCTGGTGCGCTTGGATTCGACCATGCGCTGCGCGATGATGGAGCGCATCTTCGACATGGGGACGAGCTCGCCGGGCTGCGGCTGCGCGACTGCCGGTGCGGGCTTGGAGGCTGCTGCCGGTGCGGCGGCTGCCGGTGCAGGCTTGGCGCCGCCTTCGAGGTGGCCGAGGATGTCGGTCTTGGTGATGCGGCCCGAGGAGCCGGTGCCGGAGACCTGGGTGAGATCGAGGTTGTTGTCTTTGGCGATCTTGCGGACGAGCGGCGAGGAGCGGACGCCTTCGGTCGAGACAGAGGGCGATGCTGCGGCTGCAGCCGGTGCCGGTGCGGCGGGGGCTGCTGCGGCAGGCGCTGGAGCAGAGGCTGCGGGTGCTGCGGCGGCCTTACCGGCTGCGCCGCCGATGACGGCGACCACGGTGTTGATGCCGACGGTCTTGCCTTCGCCGATCTTGATCTCGGTGAGAGTTCCGGCTACGGGCGAGGGGATCTCTGCATCGACCTTGTCGGTGGAGATTTCGAAGATGGGCTCGTCGCGCTGGACGGTGTCGCCGACCTTCTTGAGCCACTTGGTGATGGTGCCTTCGGTGATGGACTCGCCCATCTGCGGCATCAGAACTTCGGTGCCGGGGCCTGCGGCGGCTGGAGCTTCAGCAGCGGGAGCCGGTGTGGCTGCAGCGGCAGGAGCGGCGGCGGCTGGCTCGGATTTTGCAGCAGGAGCAGCGGCGGCGGCTCCGTTACCGCCTTCGGCGATGGTGGCGACGACGGTGTTGATGCCGACGGTCGCGCCTTCGGTGACCTTGATCTCGGAGAGGGTGCCGGCTACGGGCGAGGGGATCTCGGCGTCGACCTTGTCGGTCGAAATTTCGAAGAGCGGCTCGTCGCGCTGGACGGTGTCGCCGGGCTTCTTGAGCCACTTGGTGATGGTGCCTTCGGTGATGGATTCGCCCATCTGGGGCATAACTACGTCAGTCGGCATGAAGGTTCCTTATGGTGTTACCGGGTGCTGGTTATATTGCTGCGCACCTTGGATTATAAGACTGCGCATTGAAAACTGGCATGTTTAGCCGATAATCGGCGGTCACCGCGCTTATAAAGCACGGTTATTTTTAAGAGATTTTCATCGGGCAAAACTCGTGCCGTTCGATACAGATAAAACGCTACTCCGGGATCATCCCGATGGTGCCGAGCCATGTCTCCACCAGCTCGGGCCATCGCGTCGCCGGAAGCTTGGTGCGGCGCAGGCCGAAGGCGTGGCCGCCGTGGGCGTAGAGGTGCATCTCGACGGGGACTTTGGCGTTCTTCAGCGCGATGTAGTAGCTCAGCGAGTCGTTGACGTTGTCCACGTTGTCGTCCTCGTTCTGGAGCAGGAACGTAGGCGGCGTCTGGCTGGTGACAGGAATTTCGGGGTTCAGCGAAAGATCCTTATCGGCGTTCGCTGGATGAGGAACCGCAAACTTTTTGGTGCCTTGCCTGGCATCCCATTCGGCGGCGGAAAGCGACAGATGCCCCGGATAGACAGGCACGGCGAAGTCCGGGCGGCAGCTTTCTTTGTCGGCGGCATCGACCGCGGGGTATAAACGCTTCGCGTAGTGGGTGCTGATCGCTGCCACCAGATGGCCGCCCGCTGAAAATCCAAGCACGCCGATCTTGTGCGGATCGATGTGCCACTCGGCGGCGTGAAAGCGCACCAGCCCTAGCGTTCTCTGCGCGTCTTCAAGCGCCATGGGCGACTCCGGATACGGTCCGGATTTCGGGTACGGTCCAACATCTGTCACGCGGTACTTGAGCAAGACGCAGGTAATTCCTTTGGCGGTGAGCCAGTCACAGACCTCTGTGCCTTCAAGGTCGATAGCCAGAATCTGATAGCCGCCACCGGGAAAGACGACGACTGCCGCGCCCGTATTTTTTCCTGTTGGCGAGTAGACGGTCATCGTGGGCCGCGTGACGTTTTCCACGGCGACCCATGGTTTGCCCGCGACCAGCTCCTTTGTGACCGCTTCCATGGTCTCCGGTCCCTTGGTTAGCTGCGGATCGGGAGCCGCCCCCGGCCAGATCGGAATCTGCGTATGGCCCGGCGTGGGCTGCCAGGTGGGGGTTTGTGCGTTGAGAGCGCTGAACGCGAACATCATGCAGAGGGTAAGGAGGAGGGTCTTGGTCACAGTCACCACAGGGTAAGGGTGCGCGGGGCTGTGCATCGTGAGGATTTCCGGGGAGTGCTTGCAACGGCAACAGCAGTTCTTAAACTGCTTCGCGCGTGGCCGGGTCGGCTGGGTGAAGCAGTTCTTCGAGCGATTCGCTCCAGAGGATTTGCCGCTCGAAGATGCGGCCGAAGTTGCGGGCGGCGGAGTGGATGGCCTGCTCCATGGTGGGGGGCGTGTCGGTCTCGAGTTCGAGGCTGGTGACGGCGCGGTCGGTGATGCCGCAGGGGACGATCCAGTCGAAGTCGCGGAGGTCGGTGGTGACGTTGAGGGCGAAGCCGTGCGAGGTGACTCCCTGCGAGACGTGGACGCCGATGGCGGCGACTTTTTTCTCCTGAATGCTGCCGCCGGGGATGGTCCAGACGCCGGTGAGTTTGGGGATGCGCTGCGCCATGACGCCGAAGTCGCCGCAGGTGCGGATGAGGACCTCTTCGAGCAGGCGGACGTAGTCGACGGGGCCGAGGTGTGGGCCCTTCTTTCCGGGGAGATCGCCGCGCAGGTCGATGATGGGGTAGCCGACGAGCTGGCCGGGGCCGTGGTAGGTGACGTCGCCGCCGCGATTGATCTCGTGCAGCTCGATGCCGCGCTGGGCGAGGAAGTCGTCGCTGGCGAGGACGTTGGAGCGGACGGAGTTGCGGCCGAGGGTGAGCACGGGTGGGTGCTCGAGCAGGAGGAGGGTGTCGCCGATGAGGTTCTGCTTGCGCGCGGTGACGACCTGCTGCTGGATGGCGAGGCCTTCTGCGTAGGGGATGCGGCCGAGATGGAGGAGGTGGATGTACATCAGTTCTTTACAAGCGGATTGCGCCAGCGCAGACCGGGAAAGCGGGCGAAGTCGCGGTCGTTGGTCTGCAGCTCGCCGCCATATTCCATGGTAATCGCAGCGATCTGGGCGTCGGTCACGAGCCGCCCCGACGCGTGGCCTTCCAGCAGCATTCGCTGAAACATCGGCCAGTGGCGCTCGCCGGGGGTAAGCAGACGGACCTGCGGGAGACTGAGCCATTCCTCCACGGTCTCGACTGCTTCGTGCAGGGTGAAACAGCCGCTTCGCAGGCCCGGCTGCGTCATGATGCGGAGAAAGGCGGAGATGCTCTGAAGAGGAAGGCCGACGGGATCGGAGGCAGAGAAGATCTTCTCCAGATAAGCGCGTGCCGGACGGTGCTGAGCTGAGTCGGCGTCGTAGGCGTAGAGAAGGATGTTGGCATCGAGAACGATCATCGATGCGATGGCCCTTCGAGCATCTCGATCAGCTCGGCGACGCTGCCGGAGGTCCATTCAGGCGGCAATCCGACCTTTTTGGGCTTGACGCGAAAGGGGCGCGGCTTGACCGGCGCGGCGGCCTGTTGCAACCCGGAGCGAAGGAGCTGATTCACCGTCTGCTTCAGGGGCTGGCCGGTGCGGCGTATCTCCTTTTCGAGGAGGGTTGCTACGTCGTCGTCGATGGTCAAGGTGGTTCGCACATCATGATGTTTTCAGGAAAGCATCATGATGTCAATATCGCCTCTCAACCGGACAACCTACTTGTCTAATGTCCAGCCGTACATGATCTTTAGTTCCGCCGTACGGTGGCGGGTAACCGCTTCTATACAGGCTGCACGAACGGTCGGTCCGGCACTTGCACCACCATATAGATCGTATTCTGCCCTGCAATTCGCATCACGGAACTGCACCCAAAGTCGTTGTGCCGCTTGCAGGTTTTTCCGATTCTCTGGGTCCAAGTGGGTTATGAGCTTTCCGTAAAACGAATTCAGATCTCTATCTGCGATCTGGGATGCTGTTATGAAGCACTGAGTCTCTGATGAATTTGGACCTATTGACTGGCATGGGTTTCCAGGGACATTCATATGTTGAGCCATACTGTTCCGAACACCAGAATCGGCGAAGAGCAATACCAAAAGAAGAGTAGCCGCGGGACTCAATTTCATTGGGTCATCGTATCTCAACATGACGCCTAATACAGGGGTCTCTCCACTGCGCTTCGCTCCGGTCAAGATGACGTAGTTTGGTCGTTAGCCTGTGCTTTTAAAAGCAAAAGCCCGGTCTGTATTGACCGGGCTTTCATTCATAGCAATACAGCTATTACACGTTGATGGCCATGCCCTCTACGCTCGAGAAGGCGTCGAGCAGGCTTTCCGACAGCGTGGGGTGGGCGTGGATGGTGAACATCATCTCTTCGACCGTGGCTTCGAGCTCTAGCGCGGTGACGCACTCGGCGATCAGCTCGGTGGCGTTGGGGCCGATGATGTGGACGCCGAGGATCTCGCCGTACTTCGCGTCGGAGACGACCTTGACGAAGCCGTCGTGCGAGTCGAGGATCGTCGCCTTGGAGTTGCCGACAAACGGGAACTTGCCCACCTTGACCTGGTAGCCCGCTTCCTTTGCCTTGGCTTCCGTCAGGCCGACGCTGCCGATCTGCGGGTCGCAGTAGGTGCAGCCGGGGATGCGGCCACGGTTGACGGCGCGGGCGTATTTGCCTGCAAGTTTGGCCGCGACGACGAGGCCGGCCATCGCGCCAACGTGCGCGAGCTGGGGCAGGCCGCCGACGATGTCGCCGATGGCGTAGACGCCGGGCTCGGTGGTCTCCATCCACTCGTTGGTCATGATGAAGCCGCGGTCGGGGGTGATCTTGGTCTTGTCGAGGCCGACGTCGGTGGTGCGCGGGGCGCGGCCTACGGCGACGAGGACCTTCTCTGCCGACTTGATCTCGCCCTTGCCGTCGGACTTGGTGAAGTGGACGTTGACGCCGTCCTTGGTCTTCTCGATCTTGTCGACCTTGGCGGAGACGTGGACGTCGATGCCCCGCTTCTTGAAGAGGCGAAGCAGCTCTTTGCTGACGTCTTCGTCTTCAGCCGGGACGATGCGTGGCAAGGCCTCGATGACGGTGACTTCGGTGCCGAAGCTCTTGAAGATGGAGGCGAACTCGACGCCGACTGCGCCCGAGCCGATGACGACCAGCGACTTGGGCTGCTTGTCGATGGAGAGCATCTCGATGTTGGTGAGGATGGTGTTGTCGGCCTTGTAGCCGGGCAACATGCGCGCGTCGGAGCCGGTGGCGAGAACGACCTTCTTCGCCTTGACGGTCTCTTTTTTGCCAGCCTTGTCGACCTCGACGGAGAAGACGCCTTCTTTTGCGGGACCGGTGAGGCGGCCGTAGCCGTTGACGACGGTGACCTTGTTCTTCTTCATCAGGAAGTCGAGGCCCTTGGTGTGCTTGGCGATGATCTCGTTCTTGCGGACGAGCACGTTCTTCCAGTTGAGCTTGGGGGCGCTGACGCCGTCGATGCCGTACTGCTCGGCGTGCTTGAGGTGGTCCCAGACCTCGGCGGCGAAGAGGATCGCCTTGGTGGGGATGCAGCCGACGTGCAGGCAGGTGCCGCCCAGCTTGTCGGTTGACTCGACCAGCGCGGTCTTCAGTCCATACTGCCCGGCGCGGATGGCGCAGGTATAGCCTGCGGGGCCGCCGCCAATCACTACAAGGTCATAAATCGTATCTGCCAAGGGTTTGCTCCATTTCCTGTGCTTTGCCAAACACTTTATCTTACCTCCGAGGGTTGCGATGGCCCGTTAATCGGCCTTGCACGGGCGAATATCGCAATCTGCGGGCGGTTAGAGGCTCACGGAGATTAGATGCCTTGGAGGGTGGGTGGACTCTCCTGGGCGGTTGTGGCTGGGCCAAGGCTAAAGGCAAATACAGGGGTCTCTCCACTGCGGCTTCGCCTTCGGTCGAGATGACGTGCTTTTGTGGCGATTCGGATTCAAGGTGTGGTCGACTGGAAGAGGGCCATCTCGGCCTGGCGGCGGGCGAGCAGGCCGGGGACGACGACTCCGCCGGCGTGGTCCCACAGGAGGAACTGCGGGGCGGCGAGGTCGAATTGGCCTGCGTTGATGTAGCGCAGCAGGGTGGAGCTGAGCAGGCTGCCGCAGCCCAGGTTGAAGACGAAGTCGACCAGCGCGTCGAACTGGCTCTGGGCGATGTTGGAGGTGACGGCGCGGTTGACACAGGTGACTGCGGCGGCGACGTCGCTGTGCAGCAGCGTGTCGGCCTGGTCTTCGGTGATGGTCATGCCGCCGTGGACCTCGCCGCCGGTGTGGCCGTAACCGATGGTCCAGACGCCGACCTGGTCCTGATAGGCGGTCAGGCGCAGGCCCTCGAATTGTTTGGTCAGAGCGAACCCGGCATCGCTGTAGGTGAAGTTGCACATAGTTGCATTGCCTCGCTTTCGTGGATTGTGCTCCATTGCAATATCAGTGAGTTAAAAACCAAGGCCCAGCGAAATGCTGGGCCCGGGAGTTCTTTGTCTACTGCTTTAAGTCTAGAGAATGGAGCATAACTCACCTGCAGTTTTTTGCGGCAATATTTTTTGCGGGTAAATGGCTGTAGCTGCGCTGGTTATGCGGTTTCGGCCGAATGGCAGGGGCTTGACATGCGATTTTGCTGGAGTTTTTTAGATCTCCCGTCAAAACTTCCGCTGAGTCAATGAGTTGCCGGATGGATCAGCCCAACAGCTTCGCGGCGTCTTTGGCGAAATAGGTGACGATGAAGTCGGCTCCGGCGCGGCGGATGGAGAGGAGGGATTCCATCATGGCGCGTTCGGGTTCGAGCCAGCCGCGCTGGAAGGCCGCGTGGAGCATGGAGAACTCGCCTGAGACCTGATACGCGCCCATGGGCAGGTCGAAGCGCTGGCGTGCCTCGCGGATGACGTCGAGGTAGGGCATGGCGGGCTTCATCAGCAGCATGTCGGCGCCTTCGACAATATCGAGCTCGATCTCGCGCATGGCCTCGCGCAGGTTGGCTCCGTCCATCTGGTAGCTGCGGCGGTCGCCGAACTGGGGGGCGGAGTCGGCTGCCTCGCGGAAGGGGCCGTAGAAGGCGGAGGCGAACTTGGAGGCGTAGCTGAGGATGGGCGTCTGCTGATGGCCGTCGGCGTCGAGTGCTTCGCGGATGGCGGCGATGCGGCCGTCCATCATGTCGCTGGGGGCGACGATGTCGGCACCGGCGGCGGCGAGTGAGGCGGCGGTTTTGGCGATGAGGGCTACGCTGGAGTCGTTCTCGATCTCATAGTGGTCGCCGTCTCTTGCGACGATGCCGCAGTGGCCGTGCGAGGTGTACTCGCAGAGGCAGACGTCGGCTATCTGCACGAGTGAGTCTAGTTTGCGGTTGGATTTGAAGGCTCGGAGCGCGGTCTGCACGATGCCGTCGGCGGCCCAGGCTCCCGTGGCTTGCTCGTCTTTTTCTGCGGGGAGTCCGAAGAGGAGAAGGCCGCCGATGCCGAGCGCGGCGCAGGCTTCGGCTTCTTTGACGGCCTCGTCGATGGAGAGATTGAAGCAGCCGGGCATGGAGCTGATCTCTTTGCGGACGCCTTCGCCGGGGCAGATGAAGAGCGGGTAGATGAAGGCTCCGGGGTGCAGGTGGGTCTCGCGGACGAGCGAGCGGATGGCGTCGGTGCGGCGCAGGCGGCGCATACGCGTGGCGGGAAAGTTCATGGGTTTAGTTTACTTCTGCGCGGGTTGGTGGGGTGTTAGAACAGGCAACGGCAACAACAACGGCGAAATACAGGGGTCTCTCCACTGCGGCTTCGCCTTCGGTCGAGATGACGTGCTTTTGTGGTGGTTCAACCCATGTCCCAAAAGCGGGACATGGGGCACCCGGCTTTGGTTGAGATGACGTGATTTTGCGGTGACGATGAACAGCGTTTAGAGACGGCCAGCGATGGTGTCGTACTCCATGCCTGACTCTGCCGGGACGAGCACCCAGAGCGTGTAGATGCCGAGTGCGGTGCCGAAGGGGAACTTGAACAGGGAGAGGATGGCGACGATGATGCCGACGACTCGCCCCCAGGGCTGGCGCGTCACGAGGCCGAAGGCGACGAGAAACGCCAGCAGGGCTGCGGCGACGGAGACCACGGCGATCAGCGGCAGCAGCGCGGCCATCCACGGTGCAGCGAATGGACCGTGGATGCGCCCACCCCACATCCACGGCTCGCCACCGAAGCTGCGGAAGGTGGCGATGCGCAGGACGAAGATTCCGATGAGCCCGGCGAGGATGCGGTACGCGCCGAAGACGCACCACAGGATGCCGAGGGTTTGCAGGTTTCGCTGCACACGATGCTCGGGCGCTATGGCCAGGGGCGGATAGGGCGACGGATACGCGGGTGGTGGCGGCGGAGTGGGAGCGGCGATCTGCGCTCCGCATCGGGGGCAAAAGTGGACCTCTGCTGTGACTGGATTACCGCATGCCTGACAGACCATTCGACACCTCCCGGTGATGGGCCGTGACTGCTGACAACCGATGGTACGCATGCTCCGCGCTGGCGGTTCCATGGGCGATTGCGATGTCCGCTTTCGAGCGCGGTTACGATAATAGACGTGACTTCGTCCGATTTGTTTCCGAAGATTCCTTCGCCGCTGCCTGAGACGAGCGCTGCCGCGCTGGAGTGGCCGCGTCTGCGCGAGGCGATTGCTGGCCGTACCTTTTCGCCGCTGGGCCGCGCCTGGGTGCTGGCGCTTGAGCCTTCCGCTGACCTGGCGTGGATTGAGGAGCAGCAGCAGCGGACCGAAGAGATGCGGAAGATGCTGGCGGGTGGCGGCAGCTTTGATTTTCATGGGTTGTTCGATCCGACGACGCTGCTCGATCAGGCGCGGATTGACGGTGCAGCGCTGGAGGGCATGGAGATTGCCAGTCTGCTGAATGTTGTGGAGCGCGTGGCTGCGTGGCGCAACGTGATCGATCCGCCTGCGAATGGGGCGCGGTATCACTGGCCGGGGATTGCTGCGTTGTCTTCGCCGCTGGTCGATTATGACTTTGCGCCGTTGTTGCGGATGCTGCGGGGAAAGATCGAGCCGGACGGATCGCTGAATGACGATGCTTCGCCGGAGCTGCGTCGGATTCGTCGTGCGATGGAGCGGCAGCATCGAGCGATTGAAGAGAGTTTGCGGAGGTCGCTGCGGTCGCTGACCGAGGGCGGAAGCACGCAGGACGATCTGATCACGATTCGCGGCGAGCGGTTTGTGATTCCGGTGAAGGCGGAGTTCAAGCGCAAGGTGCCGGGCGTGGTGCATGGCTCTTCGTCGTCGGGGCAGACGGTGTTTGTGGAGCCGCTGGAGACGATTGAGCAGAACAATGAACTGGTGCGGCTGCTCGATGAAGAGCAGGCGGAGATTCATCGCATCCTCGTGGCGATGACGCGGGCGCTGGGTGAGAATGCGGCGGCGATTCACCTGGGTACGTGCATTCTTGCCGAGGTGGAGGCGCATGTGGCGCGGGCGCGGTTCGCGGAGACGCTCAACTGCGTTCGGCCTGTGTTTGCGGCGAACGTTGCAGAGGCGAAATACAGGGGTCTCTCCACTTCGCTTCGCTTCGGTCGAGATGACGTGGGGGTTGGGGTTGAGCGAGAGGAGGGAGAACTGTCGCTGATGGCGGCGCGACATCCGCTGCTTGAGCTGCGCATGAGAGCCGAGGCGCATGAGCGTGGTGATGAACCGAAGACGCCGGTTCCTTTGACGATTGTTCTTCCGGCGGCGACGAAGCAGTTGATCATCAGCGGGCCGAACACGGGTGGCAAGACGGTGTCGCTGAAGACGCTGGGGCTGCTGGCGCTGATGGCGCAGGCGGGGATTCCGGTTCCGGCGGAGGAGGCGACGCTTCCTCTCTTCACCAGTGTTTATGCGGACATCGGCGATGCGCAGTCGATCGAGCGTAATCTTTCTAGCTTCTCCGCGCATGTCGTTAATCTTGATCGCATCTCGCGCGAGGCCACGGCGTCGTCGCTGGTGCTGCTCGATGAGCTTGGCTCGGCGACCGATCCTGAAGAGGGCGCGGCGCTGGCGGTTGCTGTGGCCTCGCATTTTCTTGCGGCGCAGGTGTGGTGCTGCATCACGACGCACCTTACTTCGTTGAAGGTCTATGCCGCCAATCATGCGGGTGTGTTGAACGCTGCCGTGGGCTTCGATCAGGAGACGCTGACGCCGACGTATGAGCTACGGCTGGGTGTACCGGGAGCTTCGGCTGGATTGAATATCGCTGCGCGGCTGGGGCTTTCGCCGGAGATCATTGCGGCGGCGCGTGCGCAGATGACCACGCAGACCGCGGACATCGGCGCGTTTCTCGATCAGCTTCACGATCAGCTCACTGCTGCCGGTGCGGAGCGCGAGGCGCTGCGGCGGCGCGAGCAGGAGATTGCGCGGCAGCGTGTGCGGCTCGAGACCGAGGGCCGTGCCGAGCAGAAGGCACGCACGAAGGAGCTTGAGGTCAAGCTGGGATCGCTGATAGAGGACTTTGCCTACCAGATGCGCGAGACGGTGAAGGCCATCGACGACAAGGCGGCTGCGCAGAAGATTGCGCGCGACTCGGCGGCGCGTTTGGCGCGGCTGCGGCGCGAGTTTTCGGAGCAGTTCAACTCGACCGTGGTGGCACACAATACGGGAGCGGACAGGAACGATCCGGCTGCGCAGCCGCATGTGCCGAAGGGCATCAAGGTGGGCGACCTGGTGAAGCTGAAGTCGCTGGGCAGACAGGCGCGGGTGGACCGCGTGGTTGATGCGAAGACGTTTGAGGTTTCCATCGGCCCGATGAAGATGCGTGCGAGCGTGGACGATATCGCCGCGGTGGAGTCGGTGAAAGTAGTGACTCCGCTGGAGGCTGCGCGCAGGCGCGGCAACGTGACCGTCGCGACCAGCAACGACCCCGATTACATGTCGTCGGAGATTAATGTGATTGGACGCACGGCGGATGAGGCGCACGATGAGGTGGAGCGCTTTCTGGACCGTGCGTTTCTGACCGGGCTGCCGCGCATCCGGATCGTCCACGGCACCGGCATGGGTGTGTTGCGGCGCACGCTGCGCGAGTTTCTGCGCGGGCATCCGCACGTCACCACTGTTACCGAACCGCCGCAGAATGAGGGCGGTCAGGGCGCGACCGTGGTGGAGCTGCGGCAATAAGGAACTTTGGTTGTATCGATCTGGCTCGATAGTTGTATCAATTTGCCCTTGATCATTGCCATATCAATAAATCGAGTTTCGCTGCGTCAATAATGGGTGAAGCCTCGTCAATAAT
It encodes the following:
- a CDS encoding endonuclease MutS2 codes for the protein MTSSDLFPKIPSPLPETSAAALEWPRLREAIAGRTFSPLGRAWVLALEPSADLAWIEEQQQRTEEMRKMLAGGGSFDFHGLFDPTTLLDQARIDGAALEGMEIASLLNVVERVAAWRNVIDPPANGARYHWPGIAALSSPLVDYDFAPLLRMLRGKIEPDGSLNDDASPELRRIRRAMERQHRAIEESLRRSLRSLTEGGSTQDDLITIRGERFVIPVKAEFKRKVPGVVHGSSSSGQTVFVEPLETIEQNNELVRLLDEEQAEIHRILVAMTRALGENAAAIHLGTCILAEVEAHVARARFAETLNCVRPVFAANVAEAKYRGLSTSLRFGRDDVGVGVEREEGELSLMAARHPLLELRMRAEAHERGDEPKTPVPLTIVLPAATKQLIISGPNTGGKTVSLKTLGLLALMAQAGIPVPAEEATLPLFTSVYADIGDAQSIERNLSSFSAHVVNLDRISREATASSLVLLDELGSATDPEEGAALAVAVASHFLAAQVWCCITTHLTSLKVYAANHAGVLNAAVGFDQETLTPTYELRLGVPGASAGLNIAARLGLSPEIIAAARAQMTTQTADIGAFLDQLHDQLTAAGAEREALRRREQEIARQRVRLETEGRAEQKARTKELEVKLGSLIEDFAYQMRETVKAIDDKAAAQKIARDSAARLARLRREFSEQFNSTVVAHNTGADRNDPAAQPHVPKGIKVGDLVKLKSLGRQARVDRVVDAKTFEVSIGPMKMRASVDDIAAVESVKVVTPLEAARRRGNVTVATSNDPDYMSSEINVIGRTADEAHDEVERFLDRAFLTGLPRIRIVHGTGMGVLRRTLREFLRGHPHVTTVTEPPQNEGGQGATVVELRQ